A portion of the Nicotiana tomentosiformis unplaced genomic scaffold, ASM39032v3 Un00264, whole genome shotgun sequence genome contains these proteins:
- the LOC138903978 gene encoding uncharacterized protein: MTFVYAKCSSLERLELWDNLYYLARDMELPWVVGGDFNVTLSKEEKIGRLPAYPPESEDFAFCVNSCEHFDLRYKRQPLYLALFANIEVKHLIRTGSDHAQLLMSYGDQALQFIIPFKFLNFWTKHESFTEVIIHNWMADFTGDTFLILKKKLKRVKIALSKYSKLTYGDIFKIILQQAQAELKKYLSIEEQYWKQKAGMTWFAEGDRNTRFFHNHVNGKRQKLQLKRIQNNDGAWIDSQVLMSDAAVEIFQKHFT, translated from the exons ATGACCTTTGTATATGCAAAGTGCTCATCACTGGAAAGATTAGAATTGTGGGATAATCTATACTACCTTGCTAGGGATATGGAGTTACCTTGGGTGGTAGGAGGGGATTTTAATGTGACTCTTAGTAAAGAGGAGAAGATAGGAAGATTGCCAGCGTACCCCCCAGAGTCTGAAGATTTTGCCTTTTGTGTTAACTCTTGTGAACACTTTGATCTTAGATACAAAAGGCAGCCCCTTTACTTG GCCCTATTTGCCAATATAGAAGTGAAGCATCTCATAAGAACAGGCTCAGATCATGCTCAACTTTTGATGAGTTATGGTGATCAGGCTTTACAATTTATTATACCATTCAAGTTCTTGAACTTCTGGACCAAACATGAATCTTTTACGGAGGTGATTATACATAATTGGATGGCTGACTTCACTGGAGATACTTTCTTAATACTCAAGAAGAAGCTAAAGAGGGTTAAGATTGCTCTCTCTAAATATAGCAAGCTCACTTATGGGGATATTTTCAA AATAATACTTCAACAAGCTCAAGCTGAATTAAAGAAGTACTTGAGCattgaggagcagtattggaAACAAAAAGCAGGAATGACATGGTTTGCAGAAGGGGACAGAAATACCAGATTTTTCCACAATCATGTCAATGGTAAAAGGCAAAAACTCCAGTTGAAGAGAATTCAGAATAATGATGGTGCATGGATTGATTCACAAGTTTTGATGTCTGATGCTGCAGTTGAAATTTTCCAGAAGCACTTCACATAA